In Synechococcus sp. PCC 6312, one genomic interval encodes:
- a CDS encoding diacylglycerol kinase family protein, with the protein MSPKVLVSFPSKVIPRPGSSRRSSYQVAASLWASFHYAWAGVQYAFITQRNFRIHTLVGTLAVTLATTLHLTLAELAIIVVTTALVMAMELMNTALESVVDLTIDTHYHELAKVAKDCAAGAVLISAMVALIVAALLLLPPILKLFLALMS; encoded by the coding sequence ATGTCACCCAAGGTTCTAGTTTCATTTCCGTCTAAGGTCATTCCACGGCCTGGGTCATCCAGACGGTCATCCTATCAGGTGGCAGCTAGTCTTTGGGCCAGTTTTCACTATGCCTGGGCAGGGGTGCAATATGCCTTCATCACCCAACGCAATTTCCGCATACACACCCTAGTGGGGACTTTAGCCGTCACGTTGGCAACTACACTGCACCTAACCTTGGCCGAATTGGCGATTATTGTCGTCACAACTGCCCTCGTTATGGCGATGGAACTCATGAATACGGCCTTAGAATCAGTGGTGGATTTAACGATTGATACCCACTACCACGAACTGGCCAAAGTGGCTAAAGATTGTGCCGCGGGTGCAGTCTTAATTAGCGCGATGGTTGCCTTAATCGTGGCTGCCCTGTTGCTTTTACCCCCAATTTTGAAGTTGTTTCTGGCGCTGATGTCTTAG
- a CDS encoding pyridoxine 5'-phosphate synthase produces MPTLGVNIDHVATIRQARATIEPDPVAAAVIAELAGADGITVHLREDRRHIQERDVRILRQIVRTHLNLEMAATPEMVAIALEIKPDYVTLVPERRQEITTEGGLDVAGQLVGLKEVVTTLQNHGIPVSLFIDANPEQIQASADTGALLIELHTGAYAEAKDEPSRDQELQNLIKGVAWAQELGLRVNAGHGLTYENVVPVAKIPGMEELNIGHSLISRAVLLGLERAVQDMKRLIQG; encoded by the coding sequence TTGCCCACGCTCGGAGTCAATATTGACCATGTTGCCACCATTCGCCAGGCCAGGGCGACCATCGAACCGGATCCAGTTGCGGCGGCAGTGATCGCGGAACTGGCTGGGGCCGATGGGATTACGGTGCATTTACGGGAAGACCGGCGGCATATTCAAGAGCGAGATGTACGGATTCTCCGGCAAATTGTCCGTACCCATTTAAATCTGGAAATGGCGGCCACCCCGGAAATGGTTGCAATCGCCCTAGAGATTAAGCCGGATTATGTCACCCTTGTGCCTGAACGCCGTCAAGAAATTACGACTGAGGGGGGCCTGGATGTGGCCGGTCAGTTGGTCGGTCTGAAAGAGGTTGTCACGACCCTGCAAAATCATGGGATTCCGGTGAGTTTATTTATTGATGCCAACCCAGAGCAAATCCAGGCCAGTGCCGATACGGGAGCCTTATTGATTGAACTGCACACAGGTGCCTATGCCGAAGCCAAAGACGAACCCAGTCGCGACCAGGAACTCCAAAATTTAATCAAAGGCGTGGCCTGGGCCCAAGAACTGGGATTACGGGTTAACGCTGGCCATGGACTGACCTATGAAAATGTTGTCCCTGTGGCCAAAATTCCTGGAATGGAGGAACTCAACATTGGTCATAGCCTGATTAGCCGAGCCGTTTTGCTGGGGCTGGAGCGGGCAGTCCAGGATATGAAACGTTTAATCCAAGGTTAA
- a CDS encoding transposase family protein: MAPRSSQPKATLSPENQVLMALHYWRNHLTYREVASSWDLGESAVSKLIREVKTHMTNSNQFRVITQAETKANPGLVIMALQSE; encoded by the coding sequence ATGGCCCCTCGGTCTTCCCAACCCAAAGCTACACTGTCCCCGGAAAATCAAGTCCTGATGGCCTTGCATTATTGGCGCAATCATTTAACTTATCGAGAGGTTGCTAGTTCATGGGATTTGGGAGAGTCAGCCGTATCCAAATTGATCCGAGAGGTGAAAACGCACATGACTAACTCCAACCAGTTCCGAGTTATCACCCAGGCCGAGACGAAAGCAAACCCAGGCCTGGTCATCATGGCCCTTCAGTCTGAATAA
- a CDS encoding DUF3122 domain-containing protein: MMLGFTCPAQARLQEIEEAPEQMVYQSRQAVRDQQNQTWQIIAYQRVKAGQISDPYLRVVGFPGIVRIDAELPLIMSNALGDRFAAPPAFDNLFTDTTHPESHIAQYDLADVIPRLNIAVPLRLEIPSPEKAVINISPSALFEWQNLSRTSQGKTQE, translated from the coding sequence ATGATGCTTGGGTTCACTTGCCCCGCCCAGGCCCGTCTGCAAGAAATCGAAGAAGCTCCAGAGCAAATGGTCTATCAATCGCGGCAAGCAGTCCGAGATCAACAAAATCAAACCTGGCAGATTATTGCCTATCAGCGGGTCAAGGCGGGCCAAATTAGTGATCCTTATTTACGAGTCGTCGGCTTTCCAGGAATTGTCCGCATTGATGCCGAGTTGCCGCTGATCATGAGCAATGCCCTCGGAGATCGATTTGCGGCCCCACCCGCTTTTGATAATCTGTTTACGGATACAACCCACCCAGAATCCCATATTGCTCAATATGATTTAGCGGACGTTATCCCTAGGTTGAATATTGCTGTGCCCTTACGTTTAGAAATCCCCAGCCCAGAAAAAGCCGTCATCAACATCAGTCCATCGGCATTGTTTGAATGGCAGAATCTCTCAAGAACAAGTCAAGGGAAAACCCAAGAGTGA
- a CDS encoding DNA adenine methylase: MTIKSPLRYPGGKSRAVDTITRLIPKDVSRLVSPFLGGGSIELACAEKGIKVQGFDIFQPLVAFWQYLLTDPEQLAAAVQAHYPLTKTRFYELQAQHQDVATPEQAVLFFVLNRASFSGTTLSGGCSQQSVTQRFTQSSIERLRNFRVDHFSVAWADYQTVLENYADEFMYLDPPYLIKSTLYGNRGSTHKGFDHQALAENLKTCQRWILSYNHCPEILELYRDYEIIFPDWKYGMSRNKTSKEILVVNI; encoded by the coding sequence ATGACGATTAAGTCCCCGCTGCGATACCCCGGTGGTAAATCCAGAGCCGTTGACACCATTACTCGCTTAATTCCTAAAGATGTGAGTCGGTTAGTCTCGCCATTTTTGGGGGGAGGCTCCATTGAACTGGCCTGTGCCGAAAAGGGGATTAAGGTTCAGGGGTTTGATATCTTTCAACCATTAGTGGCCTTTTGGCAGTATTTGTTAACAGACCCCGAACAATTAGCCGCCGCCGTCCAAGCTCACTATCCCCTGACTAAAACTCGATTTTATGAATTGCAAGCCCAACATCAAGATGTAGCCACCCCAGAACAGGCGGTCTTATTTTTTGTCTTGAATCGGGCCTCTTTTTCCGGCACAACCCTGAGCGGCGGCTGCTCGCAACAATCCGTAACCCAACGTTTTACCCAATCCTCCATTGAACGGCTGCGAAATTTCCGAGTGGATCATTTCAGCGTGGCCTGGGCCGATTATCAGACCGTACTGGAAAACTACGCCGATGAGTTTATGTATCTTGACCCACCCTATTTGATTAAATCCACGTTGTACGGCAATCGCGGCAGCACCCATAAAGGATTTGATCACCAGGCCTTGGCCGAAAACCTAAAAACCTGTCAGCGGTGGATTTTGTCTTACAATCATTGTCCAGAAATTCTTGAGCTTTATCGGGATTATGAGATTATTTTTCCAGACTGGAAATATGGCATGAGTCGCAATAAGACAAGTAAAGAAATCTTGGTGGTGAATATCTAG
- a CDS encoding ABC transporter ATP-binding protein gives MDDLSPLLSIQHLSRTFGGLVAVNDVSFAIETGEIFGLIGPNGAGKTTLFNIITGVIPPTQGQFLLRNQSLVGYHPHQITQRGIARTFQNIRLFRDLSVLDNVLIGRHIHTPVKLWPGILPLKKVNNWERVAKEEALELLNLLGLGGRQSEKASHLAYGEQRRLEIARALAVRPQILLLDEPAAGMNPTEKQELCEFIRQIQKTFQLTIVLIEHHVPLVMGLSDRIAVLDFGQLIALGKPDAVRQDAAVIAAYLGDQHEP, from the coding sequence ATGGATGATTTATCTCCCCTTCTATCCATTCAACATCTCAGTCGTACCTTTGGGGGCCTGGTGGCGGTTAATGATGTCTCTTTTGCGATTGAAACCGGTGAGATTTTTGGCTTAATTGGCCCCAATGGTGCGGGGAAAACAACTCTGTTTAACATCATAACCGGCGTAATTCCCCCCACTCAGGGACAGTTCCTCCTTCGTAATCAATCGTTGGTCGGCTATCACCCCCATCAAATTACCCAGCGAGGCATTGCCCGTACCTTTCAAAATATTCGCTTGTTTCGGGATTTGTCGGTTTTAGACAATGTCTTGATTGGTCGTCATATTCATACCCCCGTTAAGCTCTGGCCTGGAATTTTGCCGTTAAAAAAAGTTAATAATTGGGAGCGGGTTGCCAAAGAGGAAGCCTTAGAACTCTTAAATCTCCTCGGCCTGGGAGGGCGACAATCGGAAAAAGCGAGTCATTTAGCCTATGGGGAACAACGCCGTTTAGAAATTGCCCGAGCCTTGGCCGTTCGTCCGCAAATCTTACTCTTAGATGAACCGGCCGCGGGGATGAATCCGACGGAAAAACAGGAACTCTGTGAGTTTATTCGCCAAATTCAGAAAACATTTCAATTAACGATTGTTTTGATTGAGCATCATGTTCCTTTGGTAATGGGCCTATCTGACCGGATTGCGGTTTTAGACTTTGGGCAGTTAATTGCTCTGGGCAAACCGGATGCAGTGCGTCAAGATGCGGCCGTGATCGCGGCTTATTTGGGAGATCAACATGAGCCTTGA
- a CDS encoding ABC transporter ATP-binding protein, which translates to MSLDAHLLVLENVAVNYGQIQALRQFNLTIQAGECITLIGANGAGKSTTLKAISRLVPLSHGQILYQGRSIHRYRAEELVSLGLAHVPEGRRILSRLTVLDNLKLGAYCRHDRREIKQDLAQQFSFFPRLAERQHQLAGTLSGGEQQMLALARALMSRPKLLLLDEPSLGLAPVIVQEIFSILKELRQEGISLLLVEQNANLALAIADRGYVIESGELILSGNASDLAQDQRVKQAYLG; encoded by the coding sequence ATGAGCCTTGATGCCCACCTCCTAGTCTTAGAAAATGTTGCGGTTAATTACGGTCAAATCCAGGCCCTGCGACAGTTTAACCTGACCATCCAGGCCGGGGAATGTATCACCTTAATTGGGGCCAATGGAGCAGGCAAAAGTACCACCCTGAAAGCTATTTCTCGTTTAGTCCCCCTCAGCCACGGCCAGATTCTTTATCAGGGGCGTAGTATTCATCGTTATCGGGCCGAGGAGTTGGTCAGTTTGGGGTTAGCCCATGTGCCGGAGGGGCGGCGAATTCTCTCCCGTTTAACGGTCTTAGATAACTTGAAACTGGGGGCCTACTGTCGTCATGATCGCCGGGAAATTAAGCAGGATTTAGCCCAACAATTTAGTTTTTTTCCCCGCTTGGCTGAACGTCAACATCAATTAGCGGGAACGTTGAGTGGGGGAGAACAGCAGATGTTAGCCTTAGCCCGTGCTCTCATGAGTCGGCCAAAATTGTTGTTATTAGATGAACCTAGCCTCGGCCTGGCCCCGGTGATTGTTCAAGAAATTTTCAGTATTTTGAAGGAGTTACGACAGGAGGGAATTTCTTTACTTTTAGTGGAACAGAATGCCAATTTAGCTCTTGCAATTGCGGATCGGGGGTATGTGATTGAATCAGGGGAATTAATCCTCTCCGGAAATGCCAGTGATTTAGCCCAAGATCAACGGGTGAAACAAGCCTATTTAGGTTGA
- a CDS encoding histidine phosphatase family protein, giving the protein MPLKLYFLRHGQTPYSRANAFCGALDPDLTPEGTAMAQAFAEGYKNLAWTAAYVSPMKRTQATAAPLCQALGLTMELRDGLKEIHYGQWEGLNPQEVNLKFHDDYVSWLADPGWHAPTQGERGVDIAYRSNQVLTEIEQTHVSGNILIVSHKATIRIMICGLLGIDVGRFRDRIAAPVASVAVVEYGDHGPLLLALGERSHLSPELRQLPGT; this is encoded by the coding sequence ATGCCCCTAAAACTCTATTTTCTTCGCCACGGTCAAACCCCCTACAGTCGCGCCAATGCCTTTTGTGGAGCCTTAGACCCAGATTTGACTCCAGAGGGAACGGCCATGGCCCAAGCCTTTGCTGAGGGTTACAAAAATTTGGCCTGGACAGCCGCCTATGTCAGTCCGATGAAACGTACCCAGGCCACCGCTGCGCCCTTATGTCAGGCCTTGGGATTAACGATGGAGTTACGGGATGGCCTGAAGGAAATTCACTATGGCCAATGGGAAGGCCTGAATCCCCAAGAGGTGAATCTCAAGTTTCATGATGATTATGTCAGTTGGTTAGCGGATCCCGGTTGGCACGCACCGACTCAAGGAGAACGGGGGGTTGATATTGCCTATCGGAGTAACCAAGTCCTGACGGAAATTGAACAAACCCATGTCAGCGGCAACATTTTGATTGTGTCCCATAAAGCCACGATTCGGATTATGATTTGTGGGCTTTTAGGTATTGATGTGGGGCGATTTCGGGATCGGATTGCGGCACCAGTGGCCTCAGTGGCAGTGGTTGAGTATGGAGATCATGGGCCATTACTGTTAGCCTTGGGCGAGCGTTCCCATTTAAGTCCAGAATTGCGCCAACTACCCGGAACTTAA